In Alloyangia pacifica, the following proteins share a genomic window:
- a CDS encoding DUF6476 family protein has translation MSNTPEDPEILPEPANLRFLRRLVTVLTAVMIAGLVAIVSLIVIRFTAATKAPAPLPAEIALPSGATASAFTQGGDWYAVVTTDDQILIFDRATQELRQTISITSAD, from the coding sequence ATGTCCAATACTCCTGAAGATCCCGAAATCCTGCCCGAACCGGCCAACCTGCGCTTCCTGCGGCGGCTGGTCACGGTGCTCACGGCGGTGATGATCGCAGGGCTTGTAGCCATTGTGTCGCTGATTGTCATCCGGTTCACGGCTGCCACCAAAGCGCCCGCTCCTCTGCCGGCCGAGATCGCCCTGCCCTCCGGCGCGACAGCCTCGGCCTTCACTCAGGGCGGCGATTGGTATGCCGTGGTCACCACGGATGACCAGATCCTGATCTTCGACCGGGCGACACAAGAGCTGCGCCAGACCATTTCGATCACCTCTGCCGACTGA
- a CDS encoding RluA family pseudouridine synthase: MEQPLRVVIGEAPPPRLDKALARDVPEEAALSRTRLAKLIAEGAVTRAGEVLSDPKAKVEEGDVLEISVPEAEESHIGPEDIPINIVWEDEDLVVVNKPAGMVVHPAPGTPSGTLVNALLFHFGEALSGVGGMKRPGIVHRIDKDTSGLLVVAKSDRAHHGLAAQFEKHSAERAYLAVVHGVPSTADPRLRGVKGVSVEPGEVIRIQSGLARHKTDRQKQAVYFDGQGRHATTRARVLETFGTPPALALVECRLETGRTHQIRVHMAHAGHGLIGDPVYGGRRKIAAKALPPQVVAEVDRFDGQALHAALLGFEHPVTGDALRFEAELPTDMAHLLQTLRGE; encoded by the coding sequence ATGGAGCAGCCTCTGCGCGTCGTCATCGGGGAAGCCCCGCCGCCGCGTCTTGATAAGGCGCTGGCACGCGATGTGCCAGAGGAAGCCGCGCTGTCGCGCACGCGTCTCGCGAAACTCATCGCCGAGGGCGCGGTCACCCGTGCGGGTGAGGTGCTGTCCGACCCCAAGGCGAAGGTCGAGGAGGGCGACGTGCTGGAGATCTCCGTGCCAGAGGCCGAGGAGAGCCACATTGGCCCCGAGGACATCCCGATCAACATCGTCTGGGAAGACGAGGACCTCGTGGTGGTCAACAAGCCCGCGGGCATGGTTGTGCACCCGGCGCCCGGCACGCCCTCGGGGACGCTGGTCAATGCGCTGCTGTTTCACTTCGGCGAGGCGCTCTCGGGTGTCGGAGGAATGAAACGGCCGGGCATCGTGCACCGGATCGACAAGGATACCTCGGGTCTGCTGGTGGTGGCGAAATCCGACCGTGCGCATCACGGCCTTGCCGCGCAATTCGAAAAGCACAGCGCCGAGCGCGCCTATCTGGCGGTGGTGCATGGGGTGCCCTCGACCGCCGATCCGCGGCTTCGCGGCGTGAAAGGTGTGTCGGTCGAGCCCGGAGAGGTGATCCGCATCCAATCCGGCCTCGCGCGGCACAAGACCGATCGGCAAAAGCAGGCGGTCTATTTCGACGGGCAGGGGCGGCATGCGACGACGCGGGCGCGGGTGCTCGAGACCTTCGGCACGCCCCCGGCGCTGGCGCTGGTGGAATGCCGGCTCGAGACGGGGCGCACCCACCAGATCCGCGTGCACATGGCCCATGCCGGGCATGGGTTGATCGGCGATCCGGTCTACGGCGGGCGCCGCAAGATCGCCGCCAAGGCTTTGCCGCCGCAGGTGGTGGCCGAGGTCGATCGCTTCGACGGGCAGGCGCTGCACGCGGCGCTTTTGGGGTTCGAGCACCCGGTGACCGGCGACGCGCTGCGCTTCGAGGCGGAGCTTCCCACGGACATGGCACATCTGCTGCAGACACTGCGCGGCGAGTGA
- the rpoH gene encoding RNA polymerase sigma factor RpoH — translation MSNYANLPAPSPEAGLSRYLQEIRKFPLLEPEEEYMLAKRWVEEQDAESAHKMVTSHLRLAAKIAMGYRGYGLPQAEVISEANVGLMQAVKRFDPEKGFRLATYAMWWIRASIQEYILRSWSLVKLGTTSAQKKLFFNLRKAKNRIGALEEGDLRPEHVEKIATDLGVSEDEVISMNRRMSGGDASLNATVGSEGEGSMQWQDWLEDEDADQAADYAERDELDARRALLAQAMDVLNDREKDILTQRRLAEQAVTLEELSGIYDVSRERIRQIEVRAFEKLQKRMRELAVEQGMLTDA, via the coding sequence GTGAGCAACTATGCGAATCTGCCGGCGCCGTCGCCGGAAGCCGGCCTCAGCCGTTACCTGCAGGAGATTCGGAAGTTCCCTCTGCTGGAACCGGAAGAGGAATACATGCTGGCCAAGCGCTGGGTCGAGGAGCAGGACGCCGAGTCGGCCCACAAGATGGTCACCAGTCACCTGCGTCTCGCGGCGAAGATCGCCATGGGCTACCGCGGCTACGGCCTGCCGCAGGCCGAGGTGATCTCGGAGGCCAACGTCGGCCTGATGCAGGCGGTGAAACGCTTCGACCCCGAGAAGGGCTTCCGCCTTGCGACCTACGCCATGTGGTGGATCCGTGCCTCGATCCAGGAATACATCCTGCGGTCTTGGAGTCTCGTGAAGCTCGGCACCACCTCGGCGCAGAAGAAGCTCTTCTTCAACCTGCGCAAAGCGAAAAACCGCATCGGTGCGCTGGAGGAGGGTGACCTGCGCCCCGAGCACGTCGAGAAGATCGCCACCGACCTCGGTGTGTCCGAGGACGAGGTGATCTCTATGAACCGGCGCATGTCGGGCGGAGATGCCTCGCTCAACGCCACCGTCGGTTCCGAGGGCGAAGGGTCGATGCAATGGCAGGACTGGCTCGAGGATGAAGACGCCGATCAGGCCGCCGATTATGCCGAGCGCGACGAGCTGGACGCGCGCCGCGCCCTTCTGGCGCAAGCGATGGATGTGCTGAATGATCGCGAGAAGGACATTCTCACCCAGCGCCGTCTTGCCGAGCAGGCGGTGACGCTTGAGGAGCTGTCGGGCATCTATGATGTCAGCCGCGAGCGGATTCGGCAGATCGAGGTGCGCGCCTTCGAGAAGCTGCAGAAGCGCATGCGTGAATTGGCGGTGGAGCAGGGGATGCTCACCGACGCCTGA
- a CDS encoding Gfo/Idh/MocA family protein: MADHVRWGILGAANFAKNYMGPAIHAARGGALSAIATSKPEKAAPFAEFAPGLKVHEGYAALLADPEIDAVYIPLPNSLHVEWSRKAAEAGKHVLCEKPIAMRAEEIDELIAVRQATGKLVAEAWMVAHHPQFAKARELLQAGEIGDLVRVDSTHSFYNDDLGNIRNQADVGGGALRDVGVYALGSVRLITGQEPAEILAAEIDWQNEVDASAHVMARFPGFLYTGRVSTRAAPWQEIVLHGTKAVMRLPVPFNVQVFGEARLELHGPGLETRTWRWPAENHYVLQVEAFNRAAMGAADYPLPLEFCRGTQVFVDRVFAAAPQG, from the coding sequence ATGGCCGACCACGTCAGATGGGGCATCCTTGGCGCCGCCAATTTCGCGAAGAACTACATGGGTCCCGCGATCCACGCCGCGCGGGGCGGCGCACTGAGTGCCATCGCCACCTCCAAGCCGGAAAAGGCCGCGCCCTTTGCCGAGTTCGCGCCGGGGCTGAAGGTGCATGAGGGCTACGCGGCGCTTCTGGCCGATCCGGAGATCGATGCGGTGTACATCCCGCTGCCGAACAGCCTGCATGTAGAGTGGAGCCGCAAGGCCGCCGAGGCCGGCAAGCACGTCCTTTGTGAAAAACCCATCGCGATGAGGGCCGAGGAGATCGACGAGCTGATCGCCGTGCGGCAGGCGACGGGAAAGTTGGTGGCCGAGGCCTGGATGGTGGCGCACCACCCCCAGTTCGCCAAGGCGCGCGAGCTTCTGCAGGCGGGCGAGATCGGCGACCTGGTGCGGGTCGACAGCACCCATAGTTTCTACAACGACGACCTCGGCAATATCCGCAACCAGGCAGATGTCGGCGGCGGCGCGTTGCGCGATGTGGGCGTCTACGCCCTCGGCTCGGTGCGGCTGATCACGGGGCAGGAGCCTGCCGAGATCCTGGCCGCCGAGATCGACTGGCAGAACGAGGTCGACGCCAGCGCCCACGTGATGGCGCGGTTCCCGGGGTTCCTCTACACCGGCCGCGTTTCGACCCGTGCCGCGCCCTGGCAGGAGATCGTGCTGCATGGGACCAAGGCGGTGATGCGCCTGCCAGTGCCGTTCAACGTGCAGGTCTTCGGCGAGGCGCGGCTCGAGTTGCACGGCCCGGGGCTGGAAACCCGGACCTGGCGCTGGCCGGCCGAGAATCACTACGTGTTGCAGGTCGAGGCCTTCAACCGGGCAGCCATGGGCGCGGCGGACTACCCGCTGCCGCTCGAGTTCTGCCGTGGCACCCAGGTCTTTGTCGACCGCGTCTTCGCTGCGGCGCCACAGGGATGA
- the phaR gene encoding polyhydroxyalkanoate synthesis repressor PhaR, with product MADKEKPLLIKRYASRRLYNTETSDYVTLEDISGFIRDGRDVQIIDLKSGDDLTRQYLLQIVAEHESRGESVLPINVLTDLVRSYTTQATSVVPQFLAASFEMFRDSQSKWADSMSHMNPMMPKIPGLEAMQAQQEAFLKAMAGNMGKSWSGPEKEEPQGESEEDLAAIKKQLAELQQKLSKMDK from the coding sequence GTGGCTGACAAGGAAAAACCGCTGCTCATCAAACGCTATGCGAGCAGGCGGCTCTACAATACCGAGACCAGCGACTACGTGACGCTCGAGGATATCTCGGGCTTCATTCGGGACGGGCGCGACGTGCAGATCATCGATCTGAAGTCGGGGGATGATCTTACACGGCAATATCTGCTGCAGATCGTGGCCGAGCACGAGAGCCGCGGCGAGAGCGTGCTGCCGATCAACGTGCTGACCGACCTGGTGCGCAGCTACACTACGCAGGCGACCTCGGTCGTACCGCAGTTTCTTGCCGCCAGCTTCGAGATGTTCCGCGACAGCCAGAGCAAATGGGCGGACAGCATGAGCCACATGAACCCGATGATGCCGAAAATCCCGGGGCTCGAGGCGATGCAGGCGCAGCAGGAGGCCTTCCTCAAGGCGATGGCCGGGAACATGGGCAAGAGCTGGTCCGGCCCCGAAAAGGAAGAGCCGCAGGGCGAAAGCGAGGAAGACCTCGCCGCCATAAAGAAGCAGCTCGCCGAGTTGCAGCAGAAGCTCTCGAAAATGGACAAGTGA
- a CDS encoding DMT family transporter encodes MDTASSLRIDRRSGLLLLTLAALWGSTFLFAEIALTELSPMQVTLHRVVIAAVALWLVLRLRGVKLPRAPRLWGAYLVMGALNNALPFTLIFWGQTHIESGLAAILNASTGVLGAVVAGLLLRDERLSWRKVAGAGLGLAGVAVVIGPDRLTTLDPRNLGQGAVLLAALSYSLASVWGKLRLAGQPPLANAFGMLAGAAVIMLPLVLWQDGLPTLDYAPRVWAALLGLSLLATALAFILYFAILSRAGAANLMLVTLLIPPFAIVIGRVVLGEQLPPGVYLGLGIIAAGLVVTDGRLVGRLRRKPPADEAQVP; translated from the coding sequence ATGGACACCGCATCTTCTCTCCGCATCGACCGCCGCTCGGGCCTGTTGCTGCTCACGCTGGCCGCGCTCTGGGGCAGCACCTTCCTCTTTGCGGAAATCGCGCTGACCGAACTCAGCCCGATGCAGGTGACGCTGCACCGGGTGGTGATCGCGGCCGTCGCGCTCTGGCTGGTGCTGCGCCTGCGTGGGGTCAAGCTGCCGCGCGCGCCGCGACTCTGGGGGGCCTACCTGGTCATGGGTGCACTCAACAACGCCTTGCCCTTCACGCTGATCTTTTGGGGCCAGACCCATATCGAGAGCGGGCTGGCGGCGATCCTTAACGCCTCGACCGGTGTGCTGGGCGCGGTGGTGGCGGGGCTTTTGCTGCGCGACGAGCGGCTGAGCTGGCGCAAGGTGGCCGGGGCGGGCCTGGGCTTGGCCGGGGTGGCTGTGGTGATCGGCCCGGACCGGCTCACCACGCTCGATCCGCGCAACCTGGGGCAGGGGGCGGTGCTGTTGGCGGCGCTGAGCTACTCGCTGGCCAGCGTCTGGGGCAAGTTGCGGCTCGCCGGGCAGCCACCGCTGGCCAACGCCTTCGGCATGCTGGCGGGCGCCGCGGTGATCATGCTGCCGCTGGTGCTCTGGCAGGACGGGCTGCCGACGCTTGATTACGCGCCGCGCGTCTGGGCCGCGCTGCTGGGCCTGTCGCTGCTGGCCACGGCGCTGGCCTTCATCCTCTACTTCGCGATTCTCTCCCGGGCGGGCGCGGCGAACCTGATGTTGGTCACTCTGCTCATTCCCCCCTTCGCCATTGTCATCGGGCGCGTCGTCCTTGGCGAGCAGCTTCCGCCCGGCGTCTACCTCGGCCTCGGGATCATCGCCGCCGGGCTGGTGGTGACCGACGGGCGGCTGGTTGGACGTCTTCGGCGCAAGCCGCCCGCCGACGAAGCTCAGGTGCCGTAG
- a CDS encoding DegT/DnrJ/EryC1/StrS family aminotransferase, with the protein MSSLPNMHDAEPIPEDARAEIDRLLLSGDLFRYTAPENAPVALLEREFAALLGSKYALAVSSCSAALFLSLKALDLPRGAKVLIPGFTFAAVPSSIVHADCVPVLCDVGENYRIDMADFEAKLEGVSAVIISHMRGHTSDMDAILALCDARGLPVIEDAAHSLGTTWAGRNIGTLGRVGCFSFQSYKLVNAGEGGILITDDAELVARAVILSGAYEHNWRKHMAPGDNSPELEEAFDRWQNRLPLYNLRLSNLAAAVIRPQLEHVARRVRDGRRNHDHVAALLNRSPWIEVPEKLAPEERAPDSLQFNLTGMSAGEMRAFLSAAEAGGVKVQLFGLSTDNARAFWNWQFLEEVPELPRTRAMLERACDTRLPARLSLADCEAVAEVLVGAADSVMGPLRAYGT; encoded by the coding sequence ATGAGCAGCCTTCCGAACATGCATGATGCGGAGCCCATTCCCGAAGACGCCCGCGCCGAGATCGACCGCCTCCTGCTGTCGGGCGATTTGTTCCGCTACACCGCCCCCGAAAACGCGCCCGTCGCCCTGCTTGAACGCGAGTTCGCAGCGCTTTTGGGCAGCAAATACGCGCTGGCGGTGTCGAGTTGCTCGGCGGCGCTCTTCCTGTCGCTGAAGGCGCTGGACCTGCCGCGCGGCGCCAAGGTTCTGATCCCCGGCTTCACATTTGCCGCCGTTCCCTCCTCGATCGTGCACGCAGACTGCGTGCCGGTGCTCTGCGATGTCGGCGAAAACTACCGCATCGACATGGCCGATTTCGAGGCCAAGCTCGAGGGCGTCAGCGCGGTGATCATCAGCCACATGCGCGGCCACACCTCGGACATGGACGCGATCCTGGCGCTTTGCGACGCGCGCGGCCTGCCGGTGATCGAGGATGCGGCGCATTCGCTCGGCACCACTTGGGCGGGGCGCAACATCGGCACGCTGGGCCGGGTCGGCTGCTTCTCGTTCCAGAGCTACAAGCTGGTCAATGCCGGCGAGGGCGGCATCCTGATCACCGATGATGCCGAATTGGTGGCGCGGGCGGTAATCCTCTCGGGCGCCTACGAACACAATTGGCGCAAGCATATGGCGCCGGGAGACAATTCCCCCGAGTTGGAAGAGGCCTTTGACCGCTGGCAGAACCGCCTTCCGCTTTACAACCTGCGCCTGTCCAACCTCGCCGCCGCGGTGATCCGCCCGCAGCTTGAGCACGTCGCGCGCCGTGTCCGCGACGGGCGGCGCAACCATGACCACGTGGCGGCACTCCTCAACCGCTCGCCCTGGATCGAGGTGCCGGAGAAGCTGGCGCCTGAGGAGCGCGCGCCGGACTCGCTGCAGTTCAACCTCACCGGGATGAGCGCCGGGGAGATGCGCGCCTTCCTGTCCGCCGCCGAGGCGGGCGGCGTGAAGGTGCAGCTCTTCGGGCTCTCGACAGACAATGCCCGGGCCTTCTGGAACTGGCAGTTCCTCGAGGAGGTGCCCGAGCTGCCGCGCACCCGCGCCATGCTCGAGCGCGCCTGCGACACCCGCCTGCCCGCCCGGCTCAGCCTCGCCGACTGCGAGGCGGTGGCCGAGGTGCTGGTAGGTGCCGCCGACAGCGTGATGGGTCCGCTGCGCGCCTACGGCACCTGA
- a CDS encoding NAD(P)/FAD-dependent oxidoreductase, whose amino-acid sequence MDLLFSNDRRGEYPQSWYAATAEMLPPFPKLEGEARADVCVIGGGYTGLSAALHLAEAGLDVALLEAHRVGFGASGRNGGQLGSGQRQDQLSLEKMVGEGNARVLWDLGEEAKELCRSLIAKHQIDCYLRDGVAWCGSSKGDVEHLHHYAAHMGEKYGYQIEALDREAFHALCPSPDYRGGVLDMGAAHLHPLRFALGLARAAAGAGARIYETSHVESVEQGREVLIHTSGGTLRAGQVIFACNGYLGGLEPKVAAKVMPINNFIVATEPLGERTRDVLTRDVAVADSKFVVNYFRLSHDGRLLFGGGESYGYRFPADIKALVRKPMLEIFPQLEDTRLDYAWGGTLAITMKRLPMLARLGPNVLTASGYSGHGVGTAVHAGRLLAEAVRGQSAGFDAMASLPVPSFPGGAALRTPLLALAMSWYALRDRIGI is encoded by the coding sequence ATGGACCTGCTGTTCTCCAACGACCGGCGCGGCGAGTATCCGCAGAGCTGGTACGCGGCCACCGCGGAGATGTTGCCGCCCTTTCCCAAGCTCGAGGGTGAGGCGCGGGCCGATGTCTGCGTCATTGGCGGCGGCTATACCGGGCTGTCGGCCGCGCTGCACCTTGCCGAGGCCGGGCTCGACGTGGCGCTGCTCGAGGCGCATCGTGTGGGCTTCGGCGCCTCGGGGCGCAACGGCGGGCAGCTCGGCTCGGGGCAGAGGCAGGATCAGCTGAGCCTCGAGAAGATGGTCGGCGAGGGCAACGCGCGGGTTCTCTGGGATCTGGGCGAAGAGGCCAAGGAGCTCTGCCGCTCGCTGATCGCCAAGCATCAGATCGACTGTTACCTGCGTGACGGCGTCGCCTGGTGCGGCTCGAGCAAGGGCGACGTCGAGCACCTGCACCACTATGCCGCGCACATGGGCGAGAAATACGGCTACCAGATCGAGGCGCTGGACCGCGAGGCCTTCCACGCGCTCTGCCCGTCGCCCGACTATCGCGGCGGGGTGCTCGACATGGGCGCAGCGCATCTGCACCCGCTGCGCTTTGCGCTGGGGCTGGCCAGGGCCGCCGCCGGAGCCGGGGCACGGATCTACGAGACCAGCCATGTCGAGAGCGTCGAGCAGGGACGCGAGGTGCTGATCCACACCAGCGGCGGCACGCTGCGTGCGGGTCAGGTGATCTTTGCCTGCAACGGCTATCTTGGCGGGCTCGAGCCGAAGGTCGCCGCGAAGGTCATGCCGATCAACAACTTTATTGTCGCCACCGAGCCGCTCGGAGAACGCACCCGCGACGTGCTCACCCGCGACGTCGCAGTGGCGGATTCCAAATTCGTGGTGAACTACTTCCGGCTCAGCCATGACGGGCGGCTGCTGTTCGGCGGCGGCGAAAGCTATGGCTACCGCTTCCCTGCCGACATCAAGGCGCTGGTGCGCAAGCCGATGCTGGAGATTTTCCCGCAGCTCGAGGACACGCGCCTCGACTACGCCTGGGGCGGCACGCTGGCGATCACCATGAAGCGGCTGCCGATGCTGGCGCGGCTCGGGCCCAACGTGCTCACCGCCTCGGGCTATTCCGGCCACGGGGTGGGCACCGCGGTGCACGCAGGGCGACTGCTGGCCGAGGCGGTGCGCGGGCAGTCGGCAGGGTTCGACGCCATGGCGTCCCTGCCGGTGCCCAGCTTCCCCGGCGGCGCGGCGCTGCGCACGCCGCTTCTGGCGCTGGCGATGAGCTGGTACGCTCTGCGCGACCGCATCGGGATTTGA
- a CDS encoding glutamine synthetase family protein yields MTEDWTGQLPQPATAYLEGRRLDEVECVIADLPGIARGKAVPASKFARQDYFHLPESIFYQTITGDWGEAADETVGFIERDMILRPDMSTATAAPWTADWTLQVIHDAFDRKGEPVPAAPRNVLKRVVELYRKQGWEPVVAPEMEFFLVARNVDPAKDIKPMMGRSGRPAAARQAYSMTAVDEFGPVIDDIYDFAEAQGFEIDGITQEGGAGQLEINLQHGDPVKLADEIFYFKRLIREAALRHDCFATFMAKPIADEPGSAMHIHHSVMDIETGRNIFSGPAGGETDAFFHFIGGLQTYLPAAIAVLAPYVNSYRRYVRDSAAPINLEWGRDNRTTGIRIPISGPSARRVENRLAGMDCNPYLGIAASLACGYLGLMEELRPSKQFRGDAYEGEGDIPRVLGQALDIFDEATKLHEVLGPEFARVYSIVKRTEYEEFLAVISPWEREHLLLNV; encoded by the coding sequence CGCCGACTTGCCCGGCATTGCCCGCGGCAAGGCGGTTCCGGCCTCGAAGTTCGCCCGGCAGGACTATTTCCACCTGCCCGAGTCGATCTTCTACCAGACGATCACCGGCGACTGGGGCGAGGCGGCGGACGAGACCGTCGGCTTCATCGAGCGTGACATGATCCTGCGCCCGGACATGAGCACCGCCACCGCCGCGCCCTGGACCGCCGACTGGACGCTGCAGGTGATCCACGACGCATTCGACCGCAAGGGCGAGCCGGTCCCTGCCGCGCCGCGCAACGTGCTCAAGCGCGTGGTCGAGCTTTACCGCAAGCAGGGCTGGGAGCCCGTGGTGGCGCCCGAGATGGAATTCTTCCTGGTGGCGCGCAACGTTGATCCGGCCAAGGACATCAAGCCCATGATGGGCCGGTCGGGTCGCCCCGCCGCTGCCCGCCAGGCCTATTCGATGACCGCGGTCGACGAGTTCGGCCCGGTGATCGACGACATCTACGACTTCGCCGAGGCGCAGGGCTTCGAGATCGACGGCATCACCCAGGAGGGCGGCGCCGGTCAGCTCGAGATTAACCTGCAGCACGGCGACCCGGTCAAGCTGGCCGACGAAATCTTCTATTTCAAGCGCCTGATCCGCGAGGCGGCGCTGCGCCACGACTGCTTCGCCACCTTCATGGCCAAGCCGATCGCCGACGAGCCCGGCTCGGCAATGCACATCCACCACTCGGTGATGGACATCGAGACCGGCCGCAACATCTTCTCCGGCCCCGCCGGAGGCGAGACCGACGCTTTCTTCCACTTCATCGGAGGGCTGCAGACCTACCTGCCCGCGGCCATCGCGGTGCTTGCGCCCTACGTCAACAGCTATCGCCGCTACGTGCGTGACAGCGCAGCGCCGATCAACCTCGAATGGGGCCGGGACAACCGCACCACCGGTATCCGCATCCCGATTTCCGGCCCCTCCGCGCGCCGCGTCGAGAACCGCCTCGCCGGGATGGACTGCAACCCCTACCTCGGCATCGCCGCCTCGCTGGCCTGCGGCTACCTCGGCCTGATGGAGGAACTGCGGCCCTCGAAGCAATTCCGCGGCGACGCCTACGAAGGCGAGGGTGACATTCCGCGCGTGCTGGGCCAGGCGCTCGACATCTTCGACGAGGCGACCAAGCTGCACGAGGTGCTGGGACCGGAGTTCGCGCGCGTCTATTCGATCGTGAAGCGCACCGAGTACGAGGAGTTCCTTGCGGTGATCTCCCCCTGGGAGCGCGAGCACCTGCTGCTCAACGTCTGA